In Francisella hispaniensis FSC454, a genomic segment contains:
- the aroK gene encoding shikimate kinase AroK — protein MIRTKNIFLIGPVGAGKSTIGKQLAKQLKLEFIDSDDVIEKKCGVDINWIFDLEGEEGFRKREREVIAEILAEKQNIVLATGGGAILDPDTRSLLSSRGKVVYLEATIEQQLERTSKDTKRPLLRVDDKRPVLEQLMAEREPLYRSIADVVVETNGATVKNIVNKISTFLVEETIL, from the coding sequence ATGATAAGAACAAAAAATATTTTCTTAATTGGTCCAGTGGGTGCTGGAAAATCTACTATTGGTAAGCAGTTAGCAAAACAGTTAAAATTAGAGTTTATCGATTCTGATGATGTTATTGAAAAAAAATGTGGTGTAGATATTAACTGGATTTTTGATCTAGAGGGTGAAGAAGGTTTTAGAAAGCGTGAAAGAGAAGTTATTGCTGAGATTTTAGCTGAAAAGCAAAATATAGTTCTAGCTACAGGTGGCGGTGCTATCCTTGATCCAGATACTAGATCATTACTATCGTCACGAGGTAAGGTTGTCTATCTTGAGGCAACAATTGAACAACAACTTGAGAGAACTTCTAAAGATACAAAAAGACCGTTATTGAGAGTTGATGATAAAAGACCAGTTCTTGAGCAGTTAATGGCTGAAAGAGAGCCATTATATAGAAGTATCGCTGATGTCGTTGTGGAAACTAATGGCGCAACAGTTAAAAATATCGTTAATAAAATATCGACATTTTTAGTAGAAGAAACTATCCTGTGA